A genome region from Musa acuminata AAA Group cultivar baxijiao chromosome BXJ3-5, Cavendish_Baxijiao_AAA, whole genome shotgun sequence includes the following:
- the LOC135638571 gene encoding transmembrane 9 superfamily member 11-like, with translation MGFASGSAAKMGFFRRFGLWLLFSSLADLRSGDGFYLPGSYPHEYQVGDALSVKVNSLTSIETEMPFGYYSLPFCRPQEGIKDSAENLGELLMGDRIENSPYRFKMFTNESDVFLCGSKPLSSQDFDLLKKRIDEMYQVNVILDNLPAIRYTKKDDYVLRWTGYPVGVRAGDAYYVFNHLKFTVFVHKYEDANAARVVGSTGDAADVIQTTGKSGSGKPGWMVVGFEVVPCSFLHNAESIKNVKMYDKYPAKIQCDPITVAMKLTQNQPIVFTYEVAFVESDIKWPSRWDAYLKMEGAKVHWFSILNSLMVIAFLAGIVLVILLRTVRRDLTRYEELDKESQAQMNEELSGWKLVVGDVFRAPDHPLLLCVMVGDGVQILGMAIVTILFAALGFMSPASRGTLITGMLFFYLILGIVAGYFAVRIWKTIKCGDHSGWVGVSWRVACFFPGIAFLILTTLNFLLWGSQSTGAIPISLFIVLLLLWFCISVPLTLTGGFLGAKAPHIEYPVRTNQIPREIPPQKYPSWLLVIGAGTLPFGTLFIELFFIMSSLWMGRVYYVFGFLLVVLILLVIVCAEVSLVLTYMHICVEDWKWWWKSFFASGSVALYIFLYSVNYLVFDLKSLSGPVSATLYLGYSLFMVIAIMLATGTVGFISSFWFVHYLFSSVKLD, from the coding sequence ATGGGTTTCGCTTCCGGATCCGCCGCCAAGATGGGATTTTTCCGCAGATTTGGCCTCTGGTTGCTCTTCTCGTCCCTCGCGGACCTCCGTTCCGGCGACGGGTTCTACCTCCCTGGTAGCTACCCGCACGAGTACCAGGTCGGCGATGCCCTCTCGGTGAAGGTCAACTCGCTCACCTCCATCGAGACCGAGATGCCCTTCGGCTACTATAGCCTCCCCTTCTGCCGTCCCCAGGAGGGCATTAAGGACAGTGCCGAGAACCTCGGTGAGCTCCTCATGGGCGACCGCATCGAGAACTCCCCTTACCGCTTCAAGATGTTTACCAACGAGTCCGACGTCTTCCTCTGCGGATCCAAACCCCTCTCGTCCCAGGACTTCGATCTCCTCAAGAAGCGGATCGACGAGATGTACCAGGTCAATGTGATCCTGGACAACCTTCCGGCGATCCGGTACACGAAGAAGGACGACTACGTCCTCAGATGGACGGGGTACCCGGTCGGAGTCCGGGCTGGTGACGCCTACTACGTGTTCAATCACCTCAAGTTCACCGTTTTCGTGCACAAGTACGAGGACGCCAATGCGGCGAGGGTGGTCGGCAGCACTGGAGACGCCGCCGACGTGATCCAGACGACGGGCAAGTCGGGATCCGGCAAGCCTGGTTGGATGGTGGTCGGATTCGAGGTTGTGCCATGCAGCTTCCTGCACAACGCGGAATCGATCAAGAATGTGAAGATGTACGATAAGTATCCGGCCAAGATCCAGTGCGATCCTATCACCGTGGCCATGAAGCTGACCCAAAACCAGCCAATTGTCTTCACCTACGAGGTCGCCTTTGTCGAGAGCGACATCAAATGGCCGTCTCGATGGGATGCTTATCTGAAGATGGAAGGAGCCAAGGTTCATTGGTTCTCAATCCTCAATTCGCTAATGGTGATTGCTTTTCTAGCTGGCATTGTTCTCGTGATCTTACTCAGAACTGTCCGGAGGGATCTCACCCGGTACGAAGAGCTCGATAAGGAGTCACAAGCACAGATGAATGAGGAGCTCTCTGGGTGGAAGCTTGTTGTCGGGGATGTCTTCAGGGCTCCAGACCATCCATTACTGCTCTGTGTGATGGTAGGTGATGGGGTGCAGATACTTGGCATGGCAATCGTGACCATCTTGTTCGCTGCGCTTGGATTCATGTCCCCTGCCTCTCGTGGAACTCTCATCACGGGAATGCTGTTCTTCTACTTGATTCTTGGAATTGTGGCAGGGTACTTTGCCGTTAGGATTTGGAAGACAATTAAATGTGGGGATCACTCTGGGTGGGTCGGGGTCTCATGGCGTGTCGCTTGCTTCTTCCCGGGTATTGCCTTCTTGATCTTGACAACATTAAATTTCCTGTTGTGGGGCAGCCAGAGCACCGGGGCAATCCCAATTTCCTTGTTCATTGTGCTCCTCTTGCTCTGGTTCTGCATCTCGGTTCCACTTACTCTTACTGGTGGTTTCCTTGGTGCCAAGGCACCCCACATTGAGTACCCTGTCCGTACTAATCAAATCCCTCGCGAGATCCCTCCACAAAAGTATCCATCATGGTTGCTGGTGATTGGAGCTGGGACTCTACCCTTTGGTACCCTGTTCATTGAGCTTTTCTTCATAATGTCAAGCCTTTGGATGGGCCGAGTCTACTATGTTTTTGGCTTTCTCTTAGTTGTGTTGATTCTCCTCGTTATCGTGTGCGCTGAGGTTTCTCTAGTACTTACCTACATGCACATATGTGTGGAAGACTGGAAATGGTGGTGGAAATCATTCTTTGCTTCCGGCTCAGTGGCTCTATATATCTTCTTATACTCGGTGAACTACCTGGTATTTGATCTTAAGAGTTTAAGTGGCCCGGTCTCTGCCACCCTTTACCTTGGCTACTCACTCTTCATGGTCATTGCCATCATGCTTGCTACTGGGACAGTTGGATTCATTTCATCCTTCTGGTTTGTTCACTACCTCTTCTCATCTGTTAAACTAGATTGA